In Sandaracinaceae bacterium, the following proteins share a genomic window:
- the ugpQ gene encoding glycerophosphodiester phosphodiesterase (hydrolyzes diesters during transport at the inner face of the cytoplasmic membrane to glycerol-3-phosphate and alcohol; induced when cells are starved for inorganic phosphate) codes for MTIVCAHRGLGPTRPGGRFPENTLESIVAAVEQGAAMVELDVQITQDDVPVLMHDDTLDRTTSGTGCVSASSLAAIQALDAAVGTPLEGRGVRVPTLAELLAAVDIPLNVEIKVADGGCRAHGAEQVADIVLAALARDPHAGSRAMLVSSFDLELLRVVRARDAAVRLGWLIERSGDAEQWVAQAQAAGCNALHPHHTFITAGLGELCIAGGLQLNTWTVNDVPRAARLAALGVRTIITDDPALLLGESETV; via the coding sequence ATGACCATCGTCTGCGCACACCGCGGCCTCGGCCCCACGCGACCGGGCGGTCGCTTCCCGGAGAACACGCTCGAGTCCATCGTGGCCGCGGTGGAGCAGGGGGCTGCGATGGTGGAGCTCGACGTTCAGATCACGCAGGACGACGTGCCCGTGCTGATGCACGACGACACCCTGGACCGCACCACCAGCGGGACCGGGTGCGTGTCCGCGTCGTCGCTCGCGGCCATCCAGGCGCTGGACGCCGCGGTGGGGACGCCGCTCGAGGGGCGTGGGGTGCGGGTTCCTACCTTGGCCGAGCTGCTGGCGGCGGTGGACATCCCGCTCAACGTGGAGATCAAGGTCGCGGACGGGGGCTGCCGGGCACACGGCGCCGAGCAGGTGGCCGACATCGTGTTGGCGGCCCTCGCCCGTGATCCCCACGCGGGGTCACGCGCCATGCTTGTGAGCTCCTTCGACCTCGAGCTGCTGCGTGTGGTGCGGGCTCGTGACGCGGCGGTGCGGCTGGGCTGGCTGATCGAGAGGTCGGGCGACGCGGAGCAGTGGGTCGCGCAGGCGCAGGCGGCCGGGTGCAACGCGCTGCACCCGCACCACACGTTCATTACCGCGGGGCTGGGCGAGCTGTGCATCGCGGGCGGCCTGCAGCTGAACACGTGGACGGTGAACGACGTGCCGCGCGCCGCGCGGCTGGCTGCGCTGGGGGTGCGCACCATCATTACGGACGACCCGGCGTTGCTGCTGGGCGAGTCCGAGACGGTGTAG
- a CDS encoding DUF4188 domain-containing protein produces MTVHPDRLTVSRDEGIVVFLIGSRVNRWWMLPVMWGVASAMGRMMRELQADPSAGLLAFENYVGRTTLAVQYWRSHEHLLRYASDRERAHVPAWRRWVKSWGLGGAMGIWHETYIVPPGQYESLYHHMPAFGLGKVGPLVPAQGPLHGARGRLSRSTTLAA; encoded by the coding sequence ATGACCGTGCATCCCGACCGTCTCACCGTGTCCCGCGACGAGGGCATCGTCGTCTTCCTGATCGGCTCTCGCGTGAACCGCTGGTGGATGCTCCCCGTGATGTGGGGGGTGGCCAGCGCGATGGGGCGCATGATGCGCGAGCTGCAGGCGGACCCGTCCGCAGGCTTGCTAGCGTTCGAGAACTACGTGGGCCGCACCACGCTCGCGGTGCAGTACTGGCGCTCGCACGAGCACCTACTGCGCTATGCGTCCGACCGTGAGCGCGCCCACGTCCCCGCGTGGCGCCGCTGGGTCAAGTCGTGGGGCCTCGGCGGTGCGATGGGTATCTGGCACGAGACGTACATCGTGCCGCCGGGGCAGTACGAGTCGCTCTACCACCACATGCCCGCCTTTGGGCTGGGCAAGGTCGGCCCCCTCGTGCCCGCGCAGGGACCGCTACATGGGGCTCGCGGTCGTCTGTCCCGAAGCACTACCCTCGCGGCATGA
- a CDS encoding TetR/AcrR family transcriptional regulator, which produces MVAKRRETGAYHHGDLRAELLTAAVALAEERGIDGLSLRECARRAGVSHAAPYRHFEDKNALLSALAEQGFAWLAEAGRAAMEGIEDPRERLDAYGVAYVRFAVEHPIHFRLMFTRALPAGPSAPDDCVEQPSPDDAFALLVATAGEARRASGEQALLAGVASWCLPHGLAMLILDGRIPRERVATPEAVSVLAREVLASWRGAEIR; this is translated from the coding sequence ATGGTCGCGAAACGCCGTGAAACAGGCGCCTATCACCATGGAGATCTGCGCGCCGAGCTGCTGACCGCGGCGGTGGCCCTCGCCGAGGAGCGCGGCATCGACGGGCTGAGCCTGCGCGAGTGCGCCCGGCGCGCGGGGGTCTCGCACGCCGCGCCGTACCGGCACTTCGAGGACAAGAACGCCCTCCTGAGCGCGCTGGCGGAGCAGGGCTTCGCGTGGCTGGCAGAAGCGGGGCGCGCGGCCATGGAGGGCATCGAGGACCCGCGAGAACGCCTCGACGCCTATGGTGTGGCCTACGTGCGCTTCGCCGTGGAGCACCCCATCCACTTCCGGCTGATGTTCACGCGCGCGCTGCCCGCGGGTCCTTCGGCCCCGGATGACTGCGTGGAGCAGCCCTCGCCCGACGACGCGTTCGCGCTGCTCGTGGCCACCGCCGGCGAAGCGCGCCGAGCCTCGGGTGAGCAGGCGCTGCTGGCGGGCGTGGCGTCCTGGTGTCTCCCCCACGGGCTCGCGATGCTGATCCTCGACGGGCGCATCCCCAGGGAGCGCGTGGCCACGCCAGAGGCTGTGTCGGTGTTGGCGCGCGAAGTGCTCGCGAGCTGGCGTGGGGCGGAAATACGCTGA
- a CDS encoding GGDEF domain-containing protein, translated as MNPGGPQRQREHDHGPRESTLDSALDSGHLAQGPLDPALRTQLRRLVARPPLWVRVPDALVANFEDRQRDDLRRILPIGGLCGVTLALLVVAARMLFYRGVGTPADEQLYANIAVFNFAVITLTVAALYVPAVFRHYRVVLVMGGGLVLASTHAGSLLITERHLAMSATYACMFGATVVTIGFRHGLFHSVFTCVAGIAGGSFYAASRGASPDWVSALYGFVGATAVGAVISWLVERQDTLRYLQSLLLAGEIAERRRLNEQLTAMSRTDSLSGLANRRSFDDTLEAEWARMARERTPLSLLFVDIDHFKRFNDAYGHRDGDDCLRRVGQVIAKGARRPADLAARYGGEEFVILLPNTSLAGAEEVAERVLALVDELGIRHADSPTAGHVTISVGVATADPETDLEPRHLVETADACLYRAKNKGRHGLVSSLLRGDSIRPAPRSIAAGEAR; from the coding sequence GTGAACCCCGGGGGCCCACAGCGACAGCGCGAGCATGACCACGGCCCCCGTGAGAGTACGCTCGACAGCGCCCTCGACAGCGGGCACCTCGCGCAAGGGCCCCTCGACCCGGCGCTGCGCACCCAGTTGCGACGCTTGGTGGCGCGACCGCCGCTGTGGGTGCGGGTACCGGACGCGCTCGTCGCCAACTTCGAGGACCGACAGCGGGACGACCTCCGGCGCATTCTCCCCATCGGCGGGCTGTGCGGCGTGACCTTGGCGCTGCTGGTGGTCGCCGCACGCATGCTGTTCTACCGCGGCGTGGGCACCCCAGCCGACGAGCAGCTCTACGCCAACATCGCGGTCTTCAACTTCGCGGTCATCACCCTCACCGTCGCTGCGCTCTACGTCCCGGCCGTGTTCCGCCACTACCGCGTCGTGCTGGTGATGGGCGGCGGGCTGGTGCTGGCCTCCACCCACGCGGGCAGCCTGCTGATCACGGAGCGCCACCTCGCCATGTCCGCCACGTACGCCTGCATGTTCGGCGCGACGGTGGTGACCATCGGCTTCCGGCACGGGCTGTTCCACTCGGTGTTCACGTGCGTCGCCGGGATCGCTGGAGGCTCGTTCTACGCGGCCTCGCGGGGCGCCTCGCCCGACTGGGTCTCCGCGCTGTACGGGTTCGTGGGAGCCACGGCGGTGGGCGCCGTCATCTCGTGGCTGGTAGAGCGTCAGGACACGCTGCGCTACCTGCAGTCGCTGCTGCTGGCGGGCGAGATCGCGGAACGACGCCGCTTGAACGAACAGCTCACGGCGATGTCGCGCACGGACTCCCTCTCGGGGCTGGCCAACCGCCGCTCGTTCGACGACACGCTCGAGGCCGAGTGGGCGCGCATGGCGCGGGAGCGCACGCCCTTGTCACTCCTGTTCGTCGACATCGATCACTTCAAGCGCTTCAACGACGCCTACGGGCACCGTGACGGTGACGACTGCCTGCGGCGCGTCGGTCAGGTCATCGCGAAGGGAGCGCGGCGGCCGGCCGACCTCGCGGCGCGCTATGGGGGCGAGGAGTTCGTCATCCTGCTGCCCAACACGTCGCTGGCGGGCGCCGAGGAGGTGGCCGAGCGCGTGCTCGCGCTGGTGGACGAGCTCGGCATTCGCCACGCGGATTCGCCTACGGCGGGGCACGTGACCATCAGCGTGGGCGTGGCCACCGCGGATCCCGAGACGGACCTCGAGCCACGCCACCTGGTGGAGACCGCCGACGCGTGCCTCTACCGCGCCAAGAACAAGGGCCGTCACGGGTTGGTGTCGTCCTTGCTGCGGGGCGACTCCATCCGCCCCGCGCCCCGGTCCATCGCCGCGGGTGAAGCGCGCTGA
- a CDS encoding malate dehydrogenase, with protein MKKPVKVAVTGAAGQICYGLLFRIAAGEMLGKDQPVILQLIDIPPSMKAVEGVMMELADCAFPTLAGMEASDDPMKGFAGTQVALLVGAMPRGPGMERKDLLEKNGGIFIGQGKALNAVADRDCKVLVVGNPANTNAFIAMNNAKDLPRENFTAMVRLDQNRAMSALAAKTGCAVSDVKNMTIWGNHSATQYPDVFSAKINGKSASDVVGDQAWVESTFIPEVQQRGAAIIKARGLSSAASAANAAIDHIHDWWHGTAEGDTVSMAVPSDGSYGIPEGLIYGFPCTCKDGKYSIVQGIEINEFSRARMDATAKELQEEADAVKHLF; from the coding sequence ATGAAGAAGCCCGTGAAGGTCGCCGTCACCGGCGCGGCCGGTCAGATTTGCTACGGCCTCTTGTTCCGCATCGCCGCTGGCGAGATGCTCGGCAAGGACCAGCCCGTCATCCTCCAGCTCATCGACATCCCGCCGTCCATGAAGGCGGTCGAGGGCGTGATGATGGAGCTCGCGGACTGCGCCTTCCCGACGCTGGCCGGGATGGAGGCCAGCGACGACCCGATGAAGGGCTTCGCGGGCACGCAGGTGGCGCTGCTCGTGGGCGCCATGCCGCGCGGTCCGGGCATGGAGCGCAAGGACCTGCTCGAGAAGAACGGCGGCATCTTCATCGGCCAGGGCAAGGCGCTCAACGCCGTGGCCGACCGTGACTGCAAGGTGCTGGTGGTGGGCAACCCCGCCAACACCAACGCGTTCATCGCCATGAACAACGCGAAGGACCTCCCGCGCGAGAACTTCACCGCGATGGTGCGCCTGGACCAGAACCGCGCCATGAGCGCGCTGGCCGCCAAGACGGGCTGCGCCGTGAGCGACGTCAAGAACATGACCATCTGGGGCAACCACTCGGCCACCCAGTACCCCGACGTGTTCAGCGCCAAGATCAACGGCAAGAGCGCCAGCGACGTCGTGGGCGACCAGGCGTGGGTGGAGAGCACGTTCATCCCCGAGGTGCAGCAGCGCGGCGCGGCCATCATCAAGGCGCGTGGCCTGTCCAGCGCGGCGTCGGCGGCCAACGCGGCCATCGACCACATCCACGACTGGTGGCACGGCACGGCCGAGGGCGACACCGTCTCCATGGCCGTCCCGTCGGACGGCAGCTACGGCATCCCCGAGGGGCTGATCTACGGCTTCCCCTGCACCTGCAAGGACGGCAAGTACAGCATCGTCCAGGGCATCGAGATCAACGAGTTCAGCCGCGCTCGCATGGACGCCACCGCGAAGGAGCTCCAGGAGGAGGCCGACGCGGTCAAGCACCTCTTCTGA